Below is a genomic region from Cynocephalus volans isolate mCynVol1 chromosome 14, mCynVol1.pri, whole genome shotgun sequence.
TGCATTTTGATTCTCCTTGAAAATTTATGCCATCTGATAAGCAGTAGCTTATTTCCCCTCCTACCCATTCCCCAAACCCACCCAATGGGGGTCTGTAGGAAACGGGTACAGAAATACAAAGTCATAAGCAGCTGCATTGCCTTAGaagcattaaaaattaaagaacaagcAAACACCACCTAAAGCTCCAACATTTATTGTGTCAATGTTAAGcacactttttaaaagacaacataGAATGTATAGAAACAAGGGGGTGGGGACTCATGCGCATTTCCACAATACAGGTAATTAGGTTGGCTGGTTTCAAAAGGGCTGGGACATCACTCAGGACAGCAGTGGTCCACGGGCCCTCTATATAGGACTGCTTCACTGTTCCAATGTgggtgtgtttttttgtttttactttttattaaaaaatataaataaaatggcacTGCAGGGCCGGGCTGGAAGGACTCTGCAGGACTCTGTCTTCGCACAACGGCTTCTTGGAGGCTACTGTCAGAAAACATCACAAACTAGCAGGATGACAGACCACGCTGACGTCGGCTGGGCCTGGGCGGCACGTCCACCCCGCCCCGGGGGGCTTCACATTTTCTCAGAACTTAAGGGCTCTCGAGCTTCCATCCGAAAACTGCCACACATCTTGAGCTCTCTGGGTACTACGCCGAATGGGGGTGTGTGAAGAACCTAGAAAGAGGTTGGAGACagaggaggggggaaaaaaaagtacaggTGTGACTTGGCCCAGCGACTTTCTGTTCTCTAACTAGCTTTTTCAAATATAACTTAAATCAACCACAGGTTGAGCCACTAACATCTTAAGCATGATTTTAAACTCAGTCTCCCCTTCCCAAATATCTCTGAGCTCTGAGCGGCTTTCCCAAGCCTCCCTCCCTTTTGTCTCCCAAAGTTTCCAGACCCCCGACCCCGCCCAATCATACGACAGTCCTAAGAAACTGGGGACACACCTGGAAGGAAACACTGTCCCTTACACTGAGAAAACTTAGTAGGAAACAGTCCTTTGGTTGAGGAGAGTGGGAGAGGTAGGAGGGAAGGGggccattttcttaaaataataataaaattataaagaaacaaaaaaatcaaaattgatgTAAAAGCAGCACAACGAAAACATGAAATGTCATCAAGTTCAACGTCAAAGCAGCCAACGATTCACAAGAGGCGAACAAATCTCTGAGGAGAAAACCAGAACCCAAAATAGTTGCTCTCAAATTGCACCAAAAACTGCCTGTAGTTTCTTTCACacatgcagttttcttttcttttctttgtctttttttgcaAGGGGGAAGGCAATGGtgaagggaagaagggagtggTTATTTTCCTCCGGGGTTCCTCCCTTGCTGTGGACATTGACTTGAAGCAGCAGAACAGGCAGTCCGGATGTGCCGAGGAAGAGGCTACCACTGTGGCATTCCAGGCCTCGTTGCCATGGCGACCCGAAGCAGGGGCCTGGGGCCTCCTGTCCCCTGACTTGGCGCCGCAGGAGGCCCGGGGTCTGGAGCTCAGCTGTTCTCACGCACCCGCCCCCCGAGCAGTGGAGACCTGGGCTGAGGGCCCTGCTGTGTCCAGGTGGGCTCTGGGGGATCCCATTCCCGGTCCCAGCGCTAAGTCACTGTCATCGAGGCCCCTTTAGCTGACACCCCAATCAAACCCCTTTGTGCGACATGCTACCAATATTTAAAGCCCTGACAAAGTATAGCCTGGGCATGTACCACATTCACTGTTATTTACAAGCACAGCCCCCTATGGGTTTGGGGGCTCCTGCTTTAGAGGATACTTTGGGGAAATTGCTTAAATTGCCTTTTCTGCTGTCTCTGTGAAAGACCTGATACATGTGTTCCCTTTAAATAGTTTTTGCCactttacagaaaggaaaaacagtattTGGATCAACCACTGAGTTGTGTTTAGCCAAGTTTAGGTACTTAAGCACAATGACCCGTGTGAACTGTATTGGTCTCCTTTCCCTTTTGGAAGGGAGGAATTAATCATATCCCATGACCATAAATGACActgggaaacagagagagagagagaaacaggccCATCCCCCTAAAGGCTGGCTCACCAGCCAGCCATGTGCCATAGTGAAGGAAACAGTGGGCTAATGGGATAACGAGATGCCAGCAAGCCAAAGAGCATACCCAACAACCCATGCCTACAATTTGTAGCTATAGCAGCCCCAGAATAAATGCACATAATCCCAATTCCGTCTACGTGTTCTGATGTCCATTTTGCTACAAATGGGCTCATTTATTCTCAATTAGGAAAGCTGCAGTGCCCTAGGAGACACTTAGGAAAATTTGCTAAGTGGCTCATGCCTTTTAAAAGTTagcagtctttttttaaaaaaacatttttccaagCAGGTTGAGAGAACACTGCCAAGCCCATCCCCATACCGGCAAAattcccacaatttttttttttattaaatgggAAACGGTCTGAAAGAAAGAGAATGGGGTATTCTTGTACACACCAGGCCCAGGGACAACAGAGTAACAGAATCATAATGAAGACCACACAATTACAGCACAGTCATAAGAAATCATGTTTGTGAGTGTATGGAGGAGGAaagaggtttaaaaaaagaaaacactgtatTTCTTCCCTCACTCTCTGTGAGTAAAGTGTTAGAAGCAGGACAACATGAGGGACTGAGGCTTCTCAACTCCTTTTCAGGACAACCACAAATAATCCCAGTACCTTTCAGCCAACTTTAAGCATTTGTGAATAAACCCCCTGATTTCCTTATTTCTCCAGCTGAAATTATATCTAATCCACTCCACCCACCCCCCATCTCTTCCTTTCAAATTCTCACTCGAAGCATTATGAATATATACAATATGGACTTATTGCATATACAAAAAACGGTATTTAAATAAGCAATTCTATCCACAGACCCCCCCTGGGAAAAACTCAACTACTTCATTCACACTTCCTGCCGTGGCTGGTACAAATGAAGAACTGTGTTCACCTCACTTCTTAGCAACCTTTAAAACGTGTTGGTTTCAGTCCGTTTGTAGGTCCTGAACAGAGAGAGGATAGCAGATGGTCTCAGGAAAGAGGGTGTATATGCACTGGAAAAGTTTTTGAGTCAAAATCGATGAGAACTAGTATTTTCTGTATTCCTATTTATTACGTTGTTctcaaaataaagataaaaaggaacattttaagTGTCAGGAGTTTAGGTATGTAGAGACCATTCCGTCAGCATGTCAAGAGTGTTACAAAAACTTACTcaagaattttgagaaatattaatGCTCTTAGTATTTCCTcgtttaaaaaaatataccaaGAATTTATCTTATTGTTGAAAATGGTTTTAGGTTATTTTATATTAAGATTTTAAATCTTAGGGTTGTGGATATAAAAGTGCCATTTTTTAAGTTATATTCTGTGGCTAGGTTTTCATGGTCCTATTGTTACTCAGcttcagaaataatattttatcaaaagGCTTCAATAAGTCAGGAGACTAAGTAACCTGAAGGACCTGtccttaataaatttatttaactttggGGCCATGTGAATCAAACATAATCTGTGATTTATCACCAGATGTTTGCACCCCTTCCCATTCCCCACTTGatttaagaaatttgaaaatgcaaGTATACAGTATCCACCATTAATTCTGTCTGTCAGGATGCAAAACCTAATTACACTAAGAGCATCATATACTGAGAAATTTAAATGAATACTGTATATAAAATCTACACAGCTGCACTCATAGCTCCTAATAAAAGAGTAATAGGGACACACAGAGGTTTTATGGTCATTTAATATGATAGAGCAGAAGTCACCACATCTAAAACTGGCATGGCACTGTCTTGAACAGCAGTTTCGATTCAGTTTTGGAGTAATCTAATCTAAAACACGTACATCTCTTCTCAGTTCTCTGCCAAATAGCAAGTTCTCCTAGGTACCCTGCATCACAGTTCCTGTGCAATGTTCTCCAAAATCCTCTTAGTGGGGTACTCTCTGCTCCACACCCAAACTGACTTTTTAAACCAATACGTGCTTTCTCTATACTTTGGAAAGATAAAACTATTCTTGCCTCAGATAAAAGGCATTACATAAAAAGGCCACTTCACAGGCACTTGGGCCTAAGAACTGAGCAACAAAAAATGCTACCACAAGAAGACAACAGAACAGCTTTTGTTTTGGTTgttacaaaaataagaacaatgtcGTACTCATTCATCTACACTGGGAACAGGGAGACAGTATCACAGAGGTATGTGTTTTAATAAAGCAAATAGATGCTGCAATGTGCAGTATTTGTAAAACTGATAACATAGATTTCcaaggaaagatttttaaaatagaccTAACTTATTTTTCAAAGACGTTTCATAAATCTGTTGGTTTGTCAAAAGATAACTGAAGGGTATTCCCGCCCTCATTTGCTGTCAGCCAGGAAGACCCTATAAAAACACCTAATACGATCTGTAGCTTCAGGACTCCTGGGATCACAGGGCAAACCACCATGCATCTCAGGAAATCAGTGGCTGATTCCAGAGAGTTGGCTATGTCTGGCTAAACCCCTggctgctgctttcttttctctccctccccccacacacctttatttttttaacctgatTCCTCTGTTTCTGGATTTTTAGATTTAAGGAGTGAGTTTATTGTTGTTATGAGGAAAGACTCTTATGTGGAAActaaagaacttatttttttaaaaaagccttttttTACATTATGTTCTAAGATAGGGCAAGGATGGGAGAATAGAAAAGAACTTTCAGACAAGAACGGCAaaaaatccaaaggaaataaaagtttaaGATGCTATTACCAGCAACTTTTTCACCTATATCTGAATGGATTTCTGCCAAGAGAtggagcaaaagtttttaacGTCAGACTGCAAACACCTTTCGTTTCTTGAAAAGTACTCTAGAACTGTAAAGCCTAAAAACTATTTCCATGATTAGAGATGTCTATTTTAATATAGTAAGTACTTTATGTTCCTTTAGGGTATAATACACGCATCAAAATGCCCATAGAAATAATCCTGAAAAAGACTGACTGGCCTTCTCTTAAAACCTGTTATTTTCTTGAAAGTAATTTACAGAGTGTGTCAAATGAGGACACAAGAAGCTTACATTgtgtactttaattttttttatttttttcaataaagggACAAAATGGGTGTATGAACAGGTTAATGCAGACAACTGCCAAAAAAACACAGACAGTGGTTTTTCCAATAGAACTTAACAAAGACcagaaacaaatacaataaaaagccAGGTTGTAATGACCTTTGGtcatccaaataaaaaaaaataaaaacaaagaaaaataaaagatcaaattAAGTGCCTCTGTTTTGAACAGGGCACATAAGCAATAATAAATAGTGACTCCCatagtaaaagataaaatttcaagTTACGACAAACAGCTTTCATTACAGGAATAGAAAAggccaataacaaaatattctgCATTGCCATTTACAAAAAAGTATTGACTAAAGCGGGCTTTCTCTTTAATATGCTTTGCATATGAAATTCTTTCCAATCTAAATATAAAGCACCATTTAGTTTTTGGCAATgaaaaaaactgcaaaacattggtttttttttttctttttttctttttttcctttctttcttttactgcaTATGAAGGTAAGATGCTGGAATGTAGGGTGATAGAAGGAAAGGGACAAAAAGCACACTACATAACAAACCAACGTTATTAGCTTGCAGTACTGCATACAGTATGGCAGcaggaaaaaggaacaaaaaaggaTATGTACAACCCCTATGACAGCCATCCGTGTGACATTCTAGCAGGCTCCCCCAAACTGCCATTATATGgcttctcatctgtacaatgtcacacttttgtttctcttttttttttttttttttgaagcataCAAATAATTTGCACTATATTATCctgccaaattaaaaaaatatactgtggcagcctgtctttttttttttttccactaccAAAAAAGGTACATTGATACCTTTTAAGAGAACAAGCAACAGTTAAAAATACAAGCTTCAATATAAATACTATAGTGCCTAACACTAGATGAACATTTAATTCAAATACCAttctagaaatacagaaaaaagacCATAAATGTGTTTTAGCATAGGAATCAACATGAGTGTGCATTTTCCTATATTTAAGTACTATATAATCTTAaacctttccccaatgtatgtttttttaCAACCTGAAGAGCGGTGTGTATCCAAGGCATAGAATTTCCACTaccatttttaaatggataacAAGTCTTGTAACACCACCAAGACAATGGAACCCTAAAATGCAGTTCCCCCTAAACATAatgaagtgttttttaaaaaaattttttcttaacatttatattttaaaaagttttgtacAAAAAAATCCTTGCACTGTAGAAGCGAAAGCAATCATTCATTTCTATGTTAAGTGTATTCTGTTTCCATTCACAGCGCTTGCAATGTTGCGTCCAAGTAAGCTCAATAGTCAAGTAAATGGCTGGCaaagttttttttagttttttttttttaaatatgctcaTCAATGAGAttgtgttcaatttttttttcagcattctTGCAACTTTTCCCTTAAGTATAGACCTGTAAACTGGGAAAATTGTACAGTGCACTTAATTGTCCTATCTGAGCAGGTTTATTTTATACTCAACCTCTGTATCTCTGATTAGAGAAAAGATACAGATATCACAGGCAGAGTCAAGTGCTATTTGAACACCAACTGGGGCAGATGCTagcttaataaaaaagaaaaaattaaaaaaataaaataaagacaatgaaTCCTCTTCCATGTTAACACAAATAGCACACAGTGTatggaaaagaaatgaagtacaacTTTTAGGGAGCACAGACATACTGCTACTCTTAaaactctttctcttctttttttaagaatgtcACATTTAAATGCAAGTCTTAAGAAATTCATAGTTAATCATCATTGTATCAATATTAGCTTATATGCCTGTTCTAGTTAAAAATGGCAAATAGTACCACATTGTGCTAATAAATCACATACTTTTTCCCCTCTGTTCCCCTCTGTCAAACTTACTGTCAGCctcttctttttaatgtggtaTACAAGGTCTTAAAGATTATTATTTGATTGTCCATTTGACAACCAAGTGGATCTGGATCTATTTCTTTTGGtgccagaattttttaaaaggcattattTAAAACAACTATCGTCATCAAATGAACTCCTTACTAATGTATTTAATTGTGTTCTAGGGCTTTTGCACATTACACattcaatttaattatttaaaaaagataaaaccttGGGCACCATAGCCCATTTCTTTTAAGCTCTCACCAGGAGCAAAGTAGCTTTTATACTGGTATAATCAGTTTTGTTAACAAAATTAAACTAAAGGGAAAATGATGATTAACTAGGACATACTGGGTCATATTTTTAGGTAGCCACCGTTGTGAGAAATACAATATAGAATTAAATGCTAGGTCCTAAGGTTTATTATCTCACCCAATGCTGAATTAAGCTACAAGTTTATAACAAGTAGAAAGAACCATCCATGTGGTTTTTATAGATCCAAGGCactcatattttaaaaccaaatgagagaataaacttgttgtttttctgttaatttgtCAATTCAAGGCCTTTTTTCCCTCTCCAATTGATACATTTAACCCTTTAGAGACAGACAATTAGCtcatagagttttttttttttttttcagtgctatCTATTCTGTCTATAGAGGGTTAAAACAAAGACTGTTTTTCCTCcttatgttataaaataaaactgtacatGATATGTATTACAGAATGTATGCAGCatggtctttttctctctctctctctttttctctcagaaCGGAACTGGAAACAGCAACATTTTTGCTCAGCAACCAATTAGGGACAATTTAAAATAGCCATAACATACCATACAtgctaagtttaaaaaaaaaaaaaaaacatacacaacATGTAAATTATTGCACAAGAGAAAGGCTCAAAGTTTGCGTAAAATGCAATAGTATTGCCCCATACAGATCATGCATTCAAACGGTgagaacataaaggaaaaaaaaaaaagaaagaaaaagaaaaaagaaaaagaaaaaaaaaccaggtGTGCTGGTGACAAGCACTCTCATGTTCTTAGCTTCCGATacttctgtttgtttgtctgtttgtttaaaTCACATGGgcctagaaaaaaaatcctacaggGAGTGGGGCTGGAGGGCCATGGGGAAGGAAGGGGTGGTGGTGAAAAAAGGGAGTGTCAGGTGGGAGCGAGGGAAGGGTATTAATATACCTCTATTCAGTTTTTATATCATTATTCAACACTCGATCACTGtgccattttttcatgtgtttctccAGGGTACTGTACACGCTAAAAGGCATCTTACAAATTTCACATTTGTAAACGTCCTTCCCCACCTGGCCATGCGTTTTCATGTGCCTGGTGAGCTTGCTACTCTGGGCACAGGCATAGTTGCACAGCTCGCATTTATAAGGCCTTTCGCCCGTGTGGCTTCTCCTGTGGACAGTGAGATTGCTACAGTTCTTGAAGACCTTCCCACAGTACTCACAAGTGTCGCTGCGTCTGCCCTCTTTTGAGCTGGGCCTGCCCGGGCCCGGACCACTAATATGGGGCGTGCTCCCTCCACTTCCCGTGCCGCTGCGCCCCGAGATCCCTCCGTCCAGCTCCCCGGGCGGCGTGGAGAAGCGCAAGCTCCCGTTCTCCGAGGAGTGCTCCGATGAGGAGGCAAAAGGCGATTGTCTGGAGTCTCCGAAGCTAAGGAAGGGATCTTTGAGCTGCCTGGAGGCTGCATAGCCAGCGAGCCACTGTGAGTACACGTTCTCCGTGTTGGGCATCGCGGCCGGGGGCAGGTCGAACTCCTTCTCGAGCTTGATGCGCTTGGAGAAGGGGCTCAGCGAGCTGGGGCTGCCCAGCAGCAGCTTTTTGGACAGGCCCCCCGAGGCTGACTCGCCCGGGGAGCAGCCGCGGCCGTTAACAGTGCCATCGTCTATGCGGTCCGACTCGCCGGCCACCGAGTCTTCGTCGCAAGTGTCCCTGTGGCCCTCAGCCTCGGCCAGGTGGCCGCGCTTATGCTTCTCGCCCAGGACCTGGTGGAAGGCCTCGCTGAAGTGCTGCATGGAGCTGAGCACCATGCCCTGCATGACGTCGGGCAGGGCGCGGCCCTCGTCGCCCACGCCCACCACCGCGCCCCGCGAGCTGTTCTCGTGGTGGCGCGCCGCCTCCAGGCTCAGCCCGAAGCCGTAGTCCACCCTTTCGCTCTCCgtcagctcctcctcctcctcttcctcctcttcttcctcttcctcgtcgtcctcctcttcctcctcgtcCCCGTTCTCCGGGATCAGGTTGGGGTCGTTCTCGCTCTTGAACTTGGCCACCACGGACTTGAGCGCGCTGCTGGCGCTGCCCACCAGGTCGCTGGTGCCGGGTTCCGGGGAGCTGGCGGTGGAGAGACCGTCGTCGGACTTGACCGTCATGGGGGACGACTTGTGCATGTGCGTCTTCATGTGGCGCTTCAGCTTGCTGGCCTGCGTGCACGCGTGGTCGCACAGGTTGCACTTGTAGGGCTTCTCGCCCGTGTGGCTGCGCCGGTGCACCACCAGGTTGCTCTGAAATTTGAACGTCTTGCCGCAGAACTCGCATGACTTGGACTTGACCGGgggctgggagggaggaggggcggattgcagaggagggagggggggcGTCGCCAGGAAGGGCGGCTTGCTACCTGGCTGGAATGGTTGCAGTAACCTTTGCATAGGGCTGGGCCGGCCTGGGGACAGCGGTGGGCTAGACGTGTTCCCTGCCAGCTCTCTAAGTCTCCTAGAGAAATCCATGGCGGGAGGCTCCATAGCCATTGGATTCAACCGCAGCACCCTGTCAAAGGCACTCGGGTGATGGGTGGCCAGGGCCATCTCTTCCGCCCCCAGGCGCTCTATGCGGTGGGGGTCCAAGTGATGTCTCGGTGGTGGACTAAACAGGGGGGGAGTGGGTGGAAAGCGCCCTTCTGCCAGGCCGGAAGCCTCTCTCGATACTGATCCTGGTATTCTTAGCAGGTTAAAGGGGTTATTGTCTGCAATATGAATCCCATGGAGAGGTGGCTGGGAAGGACATTCTGCACCTAGTCCTGAAGGGATACCAACCCGCGGGGTCAGGGGACTTCCGTGTTCGCTTTCTAAGTAGATTCTTAATCCATGAGTGTTCTGTGCGTGTTGCAAGAGAAACCATGCACTGGTGAATGGCTGTTTGCAAGTTGTACATGTGTAGCTGCTGGGCTCATCTTTACCTGCAAAATAATACAACACCAACATCAATGTTTAATCACCGAGTCGGGCATCAGCAATTGCTTATTTATGTTCCacctcctgccttcccttccctcaCCCCTCAACCCCAAGGCCTAAGCCCTCACTGACTACCCCTGTGCCTAGATGGTGCCTTGCAGGCCTGGTGGTTGGTGCCCAAACAATATCTGTCCAATCAGCTTCCTGCCATTAATCTTAGTTCtgagaattttatatccagtctccaaaacagaaaaaaatcctgaCCTGGTCAAGCTTGAGTACGAGAATTCCTACCTTCTAGAGACCTCATCTTCTGAACTTTCCAATCTCATTGGCTGTGGTTTGGGGAAATCCATTCCCTCTCtgtgtgcctccatttcctcatctgtttaaATGAGGGATTTGGGCAAGGTAATCTAagggaaactttttattttctaaatcctATGATTCTGCTCCCCCTTGGGTGCCTGGTGAACATTCTAAATAGGCAGTCATTTCATAGAGATAtcaaaaacaagagaaagtcaGCTCCCTGTAATTCTCTATGGctctaaaaatgcttttaatcTTAGCCTGAAACACACTAATTGTTGAAATTGTTCAAATGAGAAGGTACTCATAAGATACTTCCAGGGACTAGAGACTAGCAACATTCTCATATCCCACCTTGTGGGAAGGTCAGTGAGTCCCAATTTTGGTTCTGCGACACCTCATGGGGACACCCATTTTCATCTCAAGGGATGTTGagaaaatctcaaaagaaatttaCTTCAGATTTACCTGACAGGCCGTATCAAATCTTTAGGGGTTGTCCCCCAGTCAAACAAATGCAAGTCTAGAGAAGTTGGGAGGAGTGGCTGGTGTCAACGTGAGCAGACACGGCATCCTAGTTTAACCAACAGTTACAGCAGCCAGCACCAAGACAGGCAGCAGGCTGAGAAATGCTACACTATCCTCCTCCTCATTATTTTGAGAGGCTAACAACGTGCACCAAATTATACACCATCCTGCGCCCTCGGCTGAGACTCAGCTCCAgttgagaaagaaacagaaagacacagtTCAGGCAGTCAACTCTTTGGCCAGTAGCCAAGCCGTCTGGAGAGGGCCCTGCTTAAGTCACATTATTGCTCTCTCGCTGAAAAGAACCCAAGAGTAGTAAATGCCACTTTGGCAAAGAGGGGCCAGCTTGACTTCACTAAATCATTGATTTTTGGAGATagctaaattttaaataaataaatatacatatgtgtggtGTATAAAGGAAATAACTAACCAACAGTTTACCAGTCAACTGTAGCATTAAAAAGGGCACAAGTGATGGTGGACAAAGGACAAGGATGAGAAAAATAGGTAACTTCCCAGGGATGCCAAAAAAGACAGGGCttaaaatataacagaaataacAAGCTTTTAAGAGGGGCTATAGAAGAGTTCCTTTGGCCCACAGCTAGTATTTgtcagtaactttttaaaaagggacaaaaCTCACCATGGAGCTAAAAGTGGAAACGAGGAATTAATCAATTATATGATTCCTCCATTTAGCAAGTCAGAAAGAAAAGCTGGCAGGGTCTTCTCAGGAGCTCCAAACACTCATACTCCAAAACAGGCCAGCCTCGCTCAAGCACTTGTCTAAATAATGGACTCCTGCCCTGACCTTGTAATTTACTTTACAATGCATTTATAATCTCACTCAATATATCCCACTCCTGGGTAAATCTCTTTTACAAGATTAGATGGTAAGATACCAAAATTAGGTTTCAACATTTGTCTAATGTGcccgggggggggtggggggggggcagaaagACTTTGAAAGAAAACGTTGACATTAGTATCACATTATCTGCctatttttgtttgcttcctgTCTTAAGAGGGAAATAAAAAGCTTCATTTAGagtattttcataaattttttgttgttgttgaacaATGACTTGGGTCCCAAATAGGCAGGAAGAAAACCACCTGTTTCCAACTACTGTGACCCTCTGTGGCTTTCTCCCTTGCCTCTCTAGGATTCTAGGTTATTTTCATACATTTAGCCTAACAATCTGAATTGGGTAAGTAAAAAGGAGATTTGTCAACTGAAGCAAGTCCTTAACACTTTCATCACTCCCAAATGCCTTAAAGTCATATTTCTATTGAAACCAGGACTGGACCCATAATTAGTGCTGCTGGTTTCACACGCGCCACGAATGCGGCCATCGGTAAATGCCGAAATCTGAGCCATTCAGCACTACACCAAGGATCTCATTTGtatcctttcaaaaaaaaaaaagtccattttaTTTTGCTGCCCTGAgcttcctaaattttttttcagagccAGCTATGTGATAGTGCTACAGTATGTTAACACTGTGATGTTATACTCCCCTCTCTCATGTATCAGGTCAGAGAAAATGGCATTTTATCTTATAATGAGCACACAACATACAGTTTTCACTATCGCATTTTAGTATTCCCATCAACTAGATATTCTAGATCATGAGGGCAGCTAGTGTAATCATAATGTCAATGAGAAGGGCTGTTACAATTGCGACTAAAGATTACATGGAAAGGGCTGCTTTGAAACTGGTAATTATTACCAGTCCACTAATAGCAAATGATGCATTACAATTTCACCATATAATCTGTATTTCACTCAGCTTGTGCTGGTGCACCGTATTATATTACAGTGCTCACAGATTCTAAATTCCTAAACTGCAGTCATCAATAAATGTGTTACTTGCCATAATTTGTGAAATTACTTTGTTCATAACATCTTTGATGGCTTAGAAAGACCAGAATTGATTTTCTGCATGGCAAAATTAGGGCTACATTGATTTATTGActtgtaaaatataataatattcttCATTTACTCTGATGAAAATCAACTTCTCAATTTGAGAGCCTCATTGGGCATTCACAGGGATTGTTTTGATTTAGAGCAATAAACTGAGACCTGGCCTGCAAGCATAGGAACTCCAAGCATCAAAAGGGTTAAAAAGAGCTAGTAGCCCCCCtactggcttttattttatttcattttattttatgggaaGGAATGACCCCCATTTCGAGTGTATCACCAATGCTAAAAAGTCATGTGAGCTAAGCCTCAAGATTTAGAAGAACAAGGAGGTCTGAGGCTGGACCCCTgctctgtcatttactagctTGTGACTCAGGGATGGCACTTCATTTCTCTGAACCTTAGgattcctatctgtaaaatgagcataaaCATAATACCTTTAAAGAATTGCAAGTGTAAGGCTCAAATGACAGAAGTATATAAAAGCCCTCTGTAAACTA
It encodes:
- the BCL11A gene encoding B-cell lymphoma/leukemia 11A isoform X3, with protein sequence MSRRKQGKPQHLSKREFSPEPLEAILTDDEPDHGPLGAPEGDHDLLTCGQCQMNFPLGDILIFIEHKRKQCNGSLCLEKAVDKPPSPSPIEMKKASNPVEVGIQVTPEDDDCLSTSSRGICPKQEHIAGKDEPSSYTCTTCKQPFTSAWFLLQHAQNTHGLRIYLESEHGSPLTPRVGIPSGLGAECPSQPPLHGIHIADNNPFNLLRIPGSVSREASGLAEGRFPPTPPLFSPPPRHHLDPHRIERLGAEEMALATHHPSAFDRVLRLNPMAMEPPAMDFSRRLRELAGNTSSPPLSPGRPSPMQRLLQPFQPGSKPPFLATPPLPPLQSAPPPSQPPVKSKSCEFCGKTFKFQSNLVVHRRSHTGEKPYKCNLCDHACTQASKLKRHMKTHMHKSSPMTVKSDDGLSTASSPEPGTSDLVGSASSALKSVVAKFKSENDPNLIPENGDEEEEEDDEEEEEEEEEEEEELTESERVDYGFGLSLEAARHHENSSRGAVVGVGDEGRALPDVMQGMVLSSMQHFSEAFHQVLGEKHKRGHLAEAEGHRDTCDEDSVAGESDRIDDGTVNGRGCSPGESASGGLSKKLLLGSPSSLSPFSKRIKLEKEFDLPPAAMPNTENVYSQWLAGYAASRQLKDPFLSFGDSRQSPFASSSEHSSENGSLRFSTPPGELDGGISGRSGTGSGGSTPHISGPGPGRPSSKEGRRSDTCEYCGKVFKNCSNLTVHRRSHTGERPYKCELCNYACAQSSKLTRHMKTHGQVGKDVYKCEICKMPFSVYSTLEKHMKKWHSDRVLNNDIKTE
- the BCL11A gene encoding B-cell lymphoma/leukemia 11A isoform X1 gives rise to the protein MSRRKQGKPQHLSKREFSPEPLEAILTDDEPDHGPLGAPEGDHDLLTCGQCQMNFPLGDILIFIEHKRKQCNGSLCLEKAVDKPPSPSPIEMKKASNPVEVGIQVTPEDDDCLSTSSRGICPKQEHIADKLLHWRGLSSPRSAHGALIPTPGMSAEYAPQGICKDEPSSYTCTTCKQPFTSAWFLLQHAQNTHGLRIYLESEHGSPLTPRVGIPSGLGAECPSQPPLHGIHIADNNPFNLLRIPGSVSREASGLAEGRFPPTPPLFSPPPRHHLDPHRIERLGAEEMALATHHPSAFDRVLRLNPMAMEPPAMDFSRRLRELAGNTSSPPLSPGRPSPMQRLLQPFQPGSKPPFLATPPLPPLQSAPPPSQPPVKSKSCEFCGKTFKFQSNLVVHRRSHTGEKPYKCNLCDHACTQASKLKRHMKTHMHKSSPMTVKSDDGLSTASSPEPGTSDLVGSASSALKSVVAKFKSENDPNLIPENGDEEEEEDDEEEEEEEEEEEEELTESERVDYGFGLSLEAARHHENSSRGAVVGVGDEGRALPDVMQGMVLSSMQHFSEAFHQVLGEKHKRGHLAEAEGHRDTCDEDSVAGESDRIDDGTVNGRGCSPGESASGGLSKKLLLGSPSSLSPFSKRIKLEKEFDLPPAAMPNTENVYSQWLAGYAASRQLKDPFLSFGDSRQSPFASSSEHSSENGSLRFSTPPGELDGGISGRSGTGSGGSTPHISGPGPGRPSSKEGRRSDTCEYCGKVFKNCSNLTVHRRSHTGERPYKCELCNYACAQSSKLTRHMKTHGQVGKDVYKCEICKMPFSVYSTLEKHMKKWHSDRVLNNDIKTE